A DNA window from Solanum lycopersicum chromosome 3, SLM_r2.1 contains the following coding sequences:
- the LOC138347465 gene encoding uncharacterized protein: protein MKGVIRFSKKRKLSPEYIGTHRISKILGNVAYKLELPQELAVFHSVFHIFMLKKFLGDPSLIVQTENVGIKDKLTCEEVTIQILDRQVRKLRTKEVASAKVF from the coding sequence atgaagggtgttattaGGTTTAGTAAGAAGAGGAAACTTAGTCCCGAATATATTGGTACACACAGAATCTCCAAGATATTGGGAAATGTAGCTTATAAGTTGGAGCTACCCCAAGAATTAGCAGTGTTTCACTCAGTattccatatttttatgttgaagAAGTTCTTGGGTGACCCTTCATTGATTGTTCAAACTGAgaatgttgggattaaggataaATTAACATGTGAAGAAGTAACGATCCAAATTTTAGATCgtcaagttcgcaagttgagaactAAGGAAGTTGCATCAGCTAAAGTCTTTTAG